The following proteins come from a genomic window of Triticum aestivum cultivar Chinese Spring chromosome 6A, IWGSC CS RefSeq v2.1, whole genome shotgun sequence:
- the LOC123128300 gene encoding cysteine-rich receptor-like protein kinase 10 codes for MASLLLTILGFLLTPLSATATVICSNGGNYTANSAYQSNLAVLAATLPINASTLNQTRIYFYATATAGGAPDVVYALALCRGDMVNATACRDCVAASFQDAQQRCPYDRGATVYMDDDAEHECHLSYSSDNLLSPANITENGTLFQEWNQQIIPGDAAIVAAGVRDLLNGTALDAAIRPMHFATAFMDSISTSGATTTLYSLAQCTPDLFSDNCQACLQRLVGMVNATMSVRLGGRIVVLRCNIRFEANLFYKGQPMRRITPSSIAPVPAPADKNHGTKPWVVAISVVAPVVLVAFCFIVYCHRLRRRGRKGKGGLRRKRGGDELWEIETELSEFSVFDFQQILQATNNFSEENKLGEGGFGPVYKGYFPEGMEKAVKRLASQSGQGFTEFKNEVELIAKLQHRNLVRLLGCCSQGEEKILVYEYLPNKSLDLFIFGEDGKSLMDWNRRLTIVEGIAEGLLYLHKHSRLRVIHRDLKPSNILLDNEMNPKISDFGLAKIFSPNNTEGDTTRVVGTYGYMAPEYSSLGIFSIKSDVFSFGVLVLEILSGQRNSGSRRYGDFINLTGYAWQLWDEGRWFEVVEESLLPTCQSEEIVRCINIALLCVQEKAANRPTMLDVIAMLSNKDMILGEPKHPAYFNLRVGNEEASSTSTQWCSVNDVTISVITPR; via the exons ATGGCGTCCCTCCTGCTCACCATCCTTGGCTTCCTCCTCACGCCGCTGTCGGCAACGGCAACGGTGATCTGCAGCAACGGCGGCAATTACACGGCCAACAGCGCCTATCAGTCCAacctcgccgtcctcgccgccaCCCTCCCCATAAACGCCTCCACCCTCAACCAGACACGCATCTACTTCTACGCTACCGCCACCGCCGGCGGAGCCCCTGACGTGGTGTACGCGCTCGCGCTCTGCCGCGGCGACATGGTGAACGCCACCGCGTGCCGAGACTGCGTCGCGGCCTCGTTCCAAGACGCTCAGCAGAGGTGCCCCTACGACCGGGGCGCGACCGTCTATATGGACGATGACGCTGAGCATGAGTGCCATCTCAGCTACTCCAGCGACAACCTGCTCAGCCCAGCCAACATCACCGAGAACGGTACGCTCTTTCAGGAATGGAACCAGCAGATCATCCCCGGcgacgccgccatcgtcgccgctgGCGTCCGTGACCTCCTGAATGGGACGGCCCTTGATGCGGCCATCAGGCCGATGCATTTCGCCACTGCGTTCATGGACTCCATTAGCACAAGCGGCGCCACCACGACGCTCTACTCGCTGGCGCAGTGCACGCCGGACCTGTTCAGCGACAACTGCCAGGCGTGTCTCCAGCGGCTTGTCGGCATGGTCAACGCCACCATGTCCGTGCGCCTGGGAGGACGGATCGTCGTGCTGCGCTGCAACATCAGGTTCGAGGCAAATTTGTTCTACAAAGGCCAACCAATGCGGCGGATCACTCCATCATCCATCGCTCCGGTCCCTGCTCCAGCAGACAAGAATCATGGAACCAAACCCTGGGTAGTTGCCATATCTGTAGTTGCTCCTGTAGTACTAGTGGCTTTCTGCTTCATCGTTTACTGTCATCGGCTCAGAAGAAGAGGCAGAAAAG GTAAAGGGGGATTACGACGCAAGCGAGGAGGAGATGAACTATGGGAAATTGAAACAGAGCTCTCTGAGTTTTCTGTTTTCGACTTCCAACAGATATTGCAGGCTACAAACAACTTTTCCGAAGAAAACAAACTTGGAGAAGGTGGATTTGGCCCTGTATATAAG GGCTACTTTCCCGAGGGAATGGAGAAAGCAGTCAAGAGACTAGCTTCGCAATCAGGACAAGGTTTCACAGAATTCAAAAACGAAGTTGAGCTCATAGCCAAACTTCAACACAGGAATTTGGTTAGGCTCTTGGGGTGTTGCTCTCAGGGGGAGGAGAAAATACTGGTCTATGAGTACTTGCCAAACAAAAGCTTGGACCTCTTCATCTTCG GTGAAGATGGAAAATCTTTAATGGATTGGAATAGACGTCTCACAATAGTTGAAGGAATAGCCGAAGGACTTCTTTACCTACATAAGCACTCACGGTTGCGTGTCATACATCGAGATCTTAAACCGAGCAACATTCTCTTGGACAACGAAATGAATCCTAAAATTTCAGATTTTGGACTAGCCAAAATATTCAGCCCAAACAACACAGAAGGAGACACTACAAGGGTGGTCGGTACATA TGGCTACATGGCTCCCGAGTATTCTTCCCTGGGCATCTTCTCCATCAAGTCGGACGTGTTCAGCTTCGGCGTTTTGGTTCTCGAGATCCTCAGCGGGCAAAGGAATTCTGGTAGTCGTCGGTATGGAGATTTTATCAATCTCACTGGATAT GCTTGGCAGTTGTGGGACGAGGGTAGATGGTTCGAAGTCGTTGAAGAATCATTGCTCCCCACGTGTCAGTCGGAAGAAATAGTGAGGTGCATTAACATTGCACTGCTGTGTGTACAAGAGAAAGCAGCCAATCGACCGACCATGTTGGATGTTATTGCAATGCTAAGCAACAAGGATATGATCCTGGGTGAGCCTAAGCATCCAGCGTATTTTAATTTAAGGGTAGGCAATGAAGAGGCGTCGTCCACTAGTACTCAATGGTGCAGTGTCAATGATGTGACCATATCTGTCATAACTCCAAGATAG
- the LOC123128301 gene encoding GDSL esterase/lipase At5g37690, giving the protein MAALRALVVGIAIVAAAAHYWVAGGTATKGPVTYVFGDSMSDVGNNNYFQLSLARSNYPWYGIDYPNGVATGRFTNGRTIGDYMAAKFGIPPPPPFLSLSLADDDFLAGVNFASGGAGILNETGVYFVEYFSFDEQISCFETVKRAMIAKIGKEAAEETVNAAMFQIGLGSNDYINNFLQPFMADGTTYTHDQFIRLLVATLDRQLKRLYGLGARKVAFNGLPPLGCIPSQRVKSATGECIAQVNSYAVQFNAAAKKLLDGMNAKLPGAQMALADCYSVVKELIDHPQRNGFTTSDTSCCGVDTKVGGLCLPDSTPCRDRKAYVFWDAYHTSDAANRVIADRLWAGMTTASAPTPAPRAGAPGPVAVPAPSPSRA; this is encoded by the exons ATGGCAGCTCTCCGCGCGCTCGTCGTCGGCATTGCCATCGTCGCCGCAGCCGCACATTATTGGGTCGCCGGTGGCACGGCGACCAAGGGCCCGGTGACGTACGTGTTCGGCGACTCGATGTCGGACGTGGGGAACAACAACTACTTCCAGCTCTCCCTCGCCAGGTCCAACTACCCCTGGTACGGCATCGACTACCCCAACGGCGTCGCCACCGGGAGGTTCACCAACGGCAGAACCATTGGAGACTACATGG CGGCCAAGTTTGGCATCCCGCCCCCGCCGCCGTTCCTCTCCCTGTCGTTGGCCGACGATGACTTCCTCGCCGGCGTCAACTTCGCGTCTGGTGGCGCCGGCATTCTGAACGAGACAGGCGTCTACTTT GTCGAGTACTTCTCGTTCGACGAGCAGATATCGTGCTTCGAGACTGTCAAGAGGGCCATGATCGCCAAGATCGGCAAGGAGGCCGCCGAGGAGACCGTCAACGCAGCGATGTTCCAAATTGGTCTCG GGAGCAACGACTACATCAACAACTTCCTGCAGCCGTTCATGGCGGACGGCACGACGTACACGCACGACCAGTTCATCCGCCTTCTCGTCGCCACTCTAGACAGGCAGCTCAAG AGGCTGTACGGGCTCGGCGCGCGGAAGGTGGCGTTCAACGGGCTACCCCCGCTCGGCTGCATCCCGTCGCAGCGCGTCAAGTCGGCCACCGGGGAGTGCATAGCCCAGGTGAACAGCTACGCCGTGCAGTTCAacgccgccgccaagaagctgCTAGACGGCATGAACGCCAAGCTGCCCGGCGCGCAGATGGCGCTCGCCGACTGCTACTCCGTCGTCAAGGAGCTCATCGACCACCCGCAGAGAAACG GGTTCACGACGTCCGACACGTCGTGCTGCGGCGTGGACACGAAGGTCGGGGGCCTCTGCCTGCCGGACTCGACGCCCTGCCGCGACCGCAAGGCGTACGTGTTCTGGGACGCGTACCACACCTCCGACGCCGCCAACCGGGTCATCGCCGACCGCCTCTGGGCCGGCATGACAACGGCGAGCGCTCCGACTCCGGCTCCTCGCGCCGGCGCGCCCGGGCCAGTCGCGGTGCCGGCGCCTTCTCCTTCTCGTGCTTAA
- the LOC123130923 gene encoding keratin-associated protein 10-5-like, with protein sequence MASTGALQAAAVCTLLLFAGQLLPTATPAPPDSCAPGDAKCLACYNKCVEPCRRDPTQCRATLLCGPKCAQQTSSPPSPPLPSRESGRCGPTNAKCQACVKKCGERCRRDPTQCRMTMYCEPGCAIQTASRPPAKDICGPTKARCLSCVNKCRETCQGGPISCGGLQDCETGCTHQKQ encoded by the coding sequence ATGGCCTCCACCGgggcgctccaggcggcggccGTCTGCACGTTGCTCCTGTTCGCCGGCCAGCTGCTCCCCACGGCCACGCCGGCGCCGCCGGACAGCTGCGCCCCAGGCGACGCAAAGTGCCTGGCCTGCTATAACAAGTGCGTGGAGCCCTGCCGGCGGGACCCGACCCAGTGCCGTGCGACCCTCCTCTGCGGGCCGAAATGCGCGCAACAGACGTCGAGCCCCCcttcgccgccgctgccgtcgcgggAGAGTGGCAGGTGTGGCCCGACCAACGCAAAGTGCCAGGCCTGCGTGAAGAAGTGCGGGGAAAGATGCCGGCGGGACCCGACGCAGTGCCGTATGACCATGTACTGCGAGCCGGGGTGCGCGATACAGACGGCGAGCCGCCCGCCGGCGAAGGACATTTGCGGCCCAACCAAGGCGAGGTGCCTGTCCTGCGTTAACAAGTGCAGGGAAACGTGCCAGGGGGGCCCGATTAGTTGTGGCGGGCTCCAAGACTGCGAGACAGGATGCACGCACCAGAAGCAGTAG